A single window of Methanoregula sp. DNA harbors:
- a CDS encoding FAD-dependent oxidoreductase has protein sequence MTTAILGGGLSGLTLARLLHERGDDVIVLEAEQKSGGLCRSVQENGFTFDTGGSHIIFSRDEEVLGFMRRMIAGNEERNNRNTRIFYKGRYVKYPFENGLSDLPPEDRFFCINEFVKAQIAFETGSMPHPSNFKEWIYYTFGRGIAECYMVPYNEKIWKYPTDRMSQHWVDGRIPRPPVEDVIKSAIGIPTEGYSHQAVFSYPLDGGIEALIHAIAGPIENRIRTGFFVNSIRKNGSRFTISDGSNVVKADRCISTIPVQHLLPCLSNVPLDVRQACSDLVYNSLVCIALEVKGEVPPISWLYVPEITLGRTNRISFPSTYSPHAAPEGCSSILAEITHQSGDEVSHIPDADLILEVTETLEKMGIITKDRIIRSHVMRQPFAYVVYDLDYQKNIRIVKDYCMSAGIPLVGRFAEFEYLNMDGCIRRVIDFIKESPAT, from the coding sequence GTGACGACAGCAATTCTGGGAGGAGGCCTTTCAGGACTTACGCTTGCCCGGCTCCTCCATGAACGTGGCGACGATGTTATCGTGCTTGAAGCGGAGCAAAAATCTGGCGGGCTGTGTCGTTCGGTACAGGAAAATGGGTTCACGTTTGATACTGGCGGATCCCATATCATCTTCTCCCGGGATGAGGAAGTGCTTGGCTTCATGCGCCGGATGATTGCGGGCAATGAAGAGCGCAACAACCGGAATACCAGAATTTTTTACAAGGGACGATATGTGAAGTACCCTTTCGAGAATGGCCTTTCTGACCTTCCTCCCGAGGACCGGTTCTTCTGTATCAATGAATTTGTAAAAGCACAGATCGCCTTTGAAACAGGATCCATGCCACACCCGTCAAATTTTAAGGAGTGGATTTATTACACATTCGGCAGGGGCATTGCCGAGTGCTACATGGTGCCGTATAATGAGAAGATTTGGAAATACCCGACGGACCGGATGTCCCAGCACTGGGTTGACGGGCGGATCCCCCGCCCACCGGTTGAAGATGTGATCAAATCTGCGATAGGGATTCCGACAGAGGGTTATTCCCATCAGGCTGTCTTCTCCTATCCGCTGGATGGCGGTATCGAAGCGCTTATCCATGCTATAGCCGGGCCGATTGAAAACCGTATCCGGACTGGCTTTTTTGTCAACTCAATCCGGAAGAATGGTTCCCGGTTTACCATCAGTGATGGCAGCAACGTAGTAAAAGCAGATCGCTGCATCTCAACAATTCCGGTCCAGCACCTCCTGCCCTGCCTGTCAAATGTCCCCCTGGATGTCCGGCAGGCATGCAGCGATCTCGTATACAATTCGCTTGTGTGCATCGCGCTTGAAGTAAAAGGGGAAGTCCCCCCAATCTCGTGGCTCTATGTCCCTGAGATCACGCTGGGCAGGACAAACAGGATCTCGTTTCCCTCGACTTACAGCCCGCATGCTGCCCCGGAAGGCTGCAGCTCGATCCTTGCCGAGATCACCCACCAGTCCGGCGATGAAGTCTCGCATATCCCTGATGCGGATCTTATCTTGGAAGTGACGGAAACACTCGAAAAGATGGGGATAATCACCAAAGACCGCATTATCCGGTCGCATGTGATGCGACAGCCGTTCGCTTATGTTGTATATGACCTTGATTACCAGAAAAATATCCGGATTGTAAAAGACTACTGTATGTCAGCCGGTATTCCGCTTGTCGGAAGGTTTGCAGAGTTCGAGTACCTGAATATGGATGGGTGCATACGCAGGGTGATAGATTTTATAAAGGAGAGCCCCGCCACCTGA
- a CDS encoding sodium:solute symporter family protein — protein MIDPVAVSLVIFYCIVMIGIGIWASKKIHSMSDYVVAGRSLGFWVFLMLMMGSVCSGMSLLGVSGLGFKFAWPTIWEQLAVPLSIGFCIIFFGVKMHNVAKSSGYLTVQDYLAHRFESQKELRGLSAISGIVVSLIYLAGQYTAISIVLMWLFGLPHWMALLIGAAIVTIYTVIGGLYAVAWTTLVQGLMLIIGVVLMAPIVIMAAGGFTHINEVMAVVNPTNVDPWVTGAGAVFTPAYIVSFFLLLTVGLACAPHVINNILSAKDVKYFKWAPLIAFVVYGAIMFLLKFAGFAGIVLVKEGMITLPKIPNASDFIFVHGVQYALPSMFLWGIFAVIVLAAVMSTTDRLMLTIGTYFSWDIYKKILRPDAPDKQVLLVSQISVILAGVVTLLLALNPPDMLVWLIWAGIGIMFATFSVPLLAGLYWRGATRKGALASMALGLVASLVFGGISYFKIAPLPMHFSFFAFIISVAAMVIVSMVTEKTDEKVLDETMTGWYIQK, from the coding sequence ATGATCGATCCCGTTGCAGTAAGTCTTGTGATTTTTTATTGCATCGTAATGATTGGGATTGGCATATGGGCATCCAAGAAGATCCATTCCATGTCCGATTATGTTGTCGCCGGGCGATCACTCGGATTCTGGGTCTTTTTAATGCTCATGATGGGGTCGGTCTGTTCCGGGATGTCGCTCCTTGGAGTCTCCGGACTCGGGTTTAAATTTGCATGGCCGACGATCTGGGAGCAGCTTGCCGTCCCCCTTTCGATTGGGTTCTGTATCATTTTTTTTGGAGTGAAGATGCACAATGTCGCCAAGAGCTCCGGGTACCTTACGGTGCAGGACTATCTTGCTCACCGGTTTGAGAGCCAGAAAGAGCTCCGCGGCTTGTCTGCTATCTCAGGCATTGTCGTATCACTGATCTATCTCGCAGGACAATACACTGCGATCAGCATCGTACTTATGTGGCTTTTCGGACTGCCTCACTGGATGGCACTGCTTATCGGGGCTGCGATTGTGACAATTTACACGGTTATCGGGGGCCTCTATGCAGTCGCGTGGACAACCCTTGTGCAGGGGCTGATGCTGATCATCGGTGTGGTCCTCATGGCGCCCATCGTCATCATGGCTGCAGGGGGGTTCACCCATATCAATGAAGTGATGGCGGTAGTGAACCCGACAAATGTGGATCCATGGGTGACGGGCGCCGGGGCGGTATTTACTCCGGCATACATAGTATCCTTTTTCCTCCTTCTCACGGTCGGGCTTGCCTGTGCCCCCCATGTCATCAACAATATTCTCAGTGCAAAAGACGTGAAATACTTCAAATGGGCACCCTTGATCGCTTTTGTCGTGTACGGGGCAATTATGTTTTTATTAAAGTTCGCAGGATTTGCAGGTATCGTCCTTGTCAAAGAGGGTATGATTACGCTCCCCAAAATCCCGAATGCATCTGACTTCATCTTTGTGCACGGGGTCCAGTACGCATTGCCGAGCATGTTTTTATGGGGCATCTTTGCTGTCATCGTGCTAGCTGCAGTCATGTCCACCACTGACCGTCTCATGCTTACGATTGGCACTTATTTTTCATGGGACATCTACAAGAAAATTCTCAGGCCTGATGCACCGGATAAGCAGGTGCTGCTCGTCAGCCAGATATCCGTCATCCTTGCCGGTGTTGTCACCCTGCTGCTTGCACTCAACCCGCCCGACATGCTGGTCTGGCTTATCTGGGCAGGTATCGGCATCATGTTTGCCACGTTTTCCGTCCCGCTGCTTGCCGGGCTCTACTGGCGTGGTGCAACACGGAAAGGAGCGCTCGCATCCATGGCGCTTGGCCTTGTCGCATCGCTGGTCTTTGGCGGCATCTCCTACTTTAAGATTGCACCTCTGCCAATGCACTTCTCATTTTTTGCTTTTATCATATCGGTAGCAGCGATGGTTATTGTCAGCATGGTAACAGAGAAGACCGATGAGAAAGTGCTTGACGAGACAATGACCGGATGGTATATCCAGAAATAA
- a CDS encoding PEP-utilizing enzyme: MSDSLARLALFGPGQQNVVPAAEYGNKAAGLADMAALGIPVPAGFALPVDICQSYFKNAEVLGEEVPQLLQQGMAHIERATGTTFGGARRPLLVSVRSGAPVSMPGIMDTILNVGLTPVTVRGLLAYTGNPRFVYDSYRRFLENYGTSIFAHPPTRYSTPLKEMIKKEGVADERELDYQSLKTLCTIYEQVYTVPDQQECLWDVNRQLVQCTMSVIRSWASPKAKAFRSSMRVHDGTGTAVTVQAMVFGNMGASSGAGVAFTRNPWTGNREMLVDFRFGAQGEDVVSGDREAMTQMDIIQVMPDVFQELLQTGNRLETHFRDLQDLEFTVQERKLYLLQSRTGKRAPLAALQIAVDLCEEGLISPSEALDRLISIDLTSIGIQTVQAEEPPVGKGISASGGVAQGTIALSSVRAEKDADAGPVILVRETASPDDIAGIDKSAGILTARGARTSHAAVVARQLGKVCIVNCITLSIDPVRHRCTIGSVTLREGDIISIDGNTGSVYRGRVRINTKRPDELIAKVRQWQTMTDI; encoded by the coding sequence ATGTCAGATTCACTTGCACGACTCGCGCTGTTCGGGCCCGGGCAGCAGAATGTTGTTCCTGCAGCAGAATACGGTAATAAAGCCGCGGGACTTGCTGACATGGCGGCCCTAGGCATCCCGGTACCCGCAGGCTTTGCGCTCCCGGTCGATATCTGCCAGTCATATTTTAAAAATGCAGAAGTCCTTGGCGAAGAAGTCCCCCAACTTCTCCAGCAGGGAATGGCACATATAGAACGGGCGACCGGCACCACGTTTGGCGGTGCACGCCGCCCGCTCCTTGTTTCAGTGCGCTCCGGGGCCCCGGTCTCGATGCCGGGGATCATGGACACGATCCTCAATGTCGGTCTCACACCGGTCACAGTCCGCGGATTGCTCGCATATACAGGCAACCCGAGATTTGTTTACGATTCTTACCGCCGTTTTCTGGAGAATTACGGTACAAGCATCTTTGCACATCCTCCAACGCGCTACTCGACACCCTTAAAAGAAATGATCAAAAAAGAGGGGGTGGCCGATGAACGTGAACTTGACTACCAGAGCTTAAAGACGCTCTGCACGATTTACGAACAGGTTTATACTGTGCCTGACCAGCAGGAATGCCTCTGGGACGTCAACCGTCAACTGGTCCAGTGTACCATGAGTGTTATCCGTTCATGGGCAAGCCCGAAGGCCAAAGCGTTCCGCAGCTCGATGAGAGTGCACGACGGAACAGGCACTGCGGTCACCGTCCAGGCGATGGTCTTTGGCAACATGGGTGCCTCATCCGGGGCCGGGGTTGCTTTTACAAGAAATCCGTGGACCGGGAACAGGGAGATGCTCGTGGACTTCCGGTTTGGTGCACAGGGTGAGGATGTGGTATCCGGAGACCGGGAAGCGATGACCCAGATGGATATCATTCAGGTGATGCCGGATGTATTCCAGGAGCTCCTCCAGACCGGAAACCGGCTCGAGACTCATTTCCGTGACCTGCAGGACCTTGAGTTCACGGTGCAGGAAAGGAAGCTGTACCTGTTGCAGAGCCGGACCGGGAAGCGTGCACCGCTTGCTGCCCTGCAGATTGCCGTGGATCTCTGTGAAGAGGGGCTCATCTCCCCTTCTGAAGCGCTCGATCGTCTCATATCCATCGATCTCACATCTATAGGAATACAGACAGTCCAGGCCGAAGAGCCCCCGGTTGGTAAAGGCATTTCTGCATCCGGAGGAGTTGCTCAGGGAACTATTGCGTTGTCCAGTGTCCGTGCAGAAAAAGATGCCGATGCCGGGCCGGTCATTCTTGTACGGGAGACTGCTTCGCCTGATGATATTGCCGGTATTGACAAATCGGCCGGGATTCTCACTGCCCGCGGGGCGAGGACATCCCATGCTGCAGTGGTTGCACGACAACTGGGCAAGGTCTGTATCGTCAACTGCATCACGCTGTCCATAGATCCGGTGCGTCACCGTTGCACTATCGGATCTGTAACCCTGCGCGAAGGTGACATTATATCCATTGATGGAAATACGGGCTCGGTATACCGCGGTCGTGTCAGGATCAACACAAAACGTCCTGATGAACTTATCGCAAAAGTCCGCCAGTGGCAGACAATGACGGACATATAA